One Argentina anserina chromosome 6, drPotAnse1.1, whole genome shotgun sequence genomic window, TGCATCAAGCCGATCATAGAACTCCTTTTTCCTCCTCTGCTCGTTCCAGTGATGCCTTTTCCACAGGTAACCGGCCGCGAGTGCAACAGTCATCCCGTAGAAGATCTCCCTGATTATACTTGGACCGTTATATGCAGCACGTCGTATCTCAATTACCATTATTCCTATAAGATAATCCAGACAAAACTCATCAACTGTCTTACCAATCAGTTTGTAAATCCAACCACAAATTACACATATCTACAAAACTTGCAAACAGAGAGAACAAGAACCTGATGTCAGTGAGGACGATGACCAGAGGTGACAGGTTCAGGAAAATCAGAGAAAGAAAGCTGAGGGGGAGAAGAAGGATATAAGGCAAACATGCAGACGGGAATCCTAGCTGGGTACTTCTACGTTTAACACCTGCTCACGGTGACACCTGGTGCCGATGTGTCCAACGTCATTTGGTAGTGATGACAGCTCTATTCCGGCAACTGGCTCCTCATTGTCGTGTCGTATATTTGTGTCAAACGATGATCTAGATCAACACTAAAGTGCGATGTTTATCTACTCTATTTGCCCCATTCCTTTCAGCTATAGGAAAGTGGTAACTAGACGAGTAGATAATAAGTAATAACCTAACAAGCATCTATCTATTTATCTTAATTACATGAAGTTTATAACCTGAAACAACATATCAATCTTGGGAAATATAAACTTGTTAGAAACCAAGGCTGTGATTCTTGATCCTGTAGTGGCAAATATCCTCGCATTTTCGGGTTTTGAAGAGACAtcagagaaaggaaaagacacTCTCGAACCCGAGAAATGTTTCTACTTCCCTGGACTTATTAACTGCTGTCAATGAGCAGTGCCTTGGTGGTACAATTGGTGAGCGCTGATGCTTCTTCCTAGCATTCTCCATCGTGCTTCCAAGGTCTGCAGGTCGCTTTGGATTCTTGAACATGGAGATATCGAAAGACAGCATGTTACTTGATGCAACATTGGCTCCATTGCGTATCCCACCAGAAGAAGCATCCAATACTCCAGATGGGTTGCGGGAGCTTACGGAGAACAACCTCCTATCACGTTCAGTATCTCTGAGAACttcatttggttttgttcCTTTCAGCGCGGCAGTAGTGCTAAACTCTCTGTCAGTCAAATACGGGCATTCTTTTCTCTGGATTAAAGACTCGGCCTCCACCACATTCGGTTTACTGATCACCGGAAAATTCTTAGCTTTTGTGCGTATGTGCTCAAATATTGTTTCTCCTGTTAACGTTTTCAATGTGCCATCTTCGAGGTGATCAGAAGGATGCCCTGCTACATTAGGAAATAAATAATGATCATCTACTCCATATTAATAAGAACCGAAGAGTTACTTAGGTTCagaccaaaaaagaaaaagaaaaagagaagagatACTTAGGCAAGTAGTATGTGTGAGTATCTGACAGTAAAAGATATTACCTCTGTCATCCATGAAGTTAAGGGCAGCTGAGCTTCTGGGAGTCTGATGATTATTGACATGAGAAAGATGTTGTTCTGCCTTTTTAGGTTCTGAAGATGGATTGACCACAGTTTGTCTTGGAACTTTATTCCATTCTAATTCTTCCAGAACATCTGCTCCACTCTCCGGTCCAAGCTTCTTCTCACGAGCATGTTTCCTTGTCAAAACCAAGGGCTCTGATGATGGAGGAAACACATTATTTGGTGGCACCAAGATAGGGAAGTTCTTTGCCTTTTCACGTATGTGGTCAAATACAGTTTGTTGTGTCACAACTTTGGCATCATTTTGAACTTTGGCAGGAAGCTCATCTTCATGAACAGGGTTAGCAACCTCATGGTCCTCATctgcaaaaaataaatttgaataCAAGGTTTTAGagtttgaattgggaaaagagtttgaattgggaaaaaaaatcaacaaattaTTAGTATTGAACAGATTGAATTAAGTATACCTTCTTCAGAGTCATCCTCCAGAAGCTTGAAACTGGGCCTGgtataaaaaaaagtccaaATAATAAAGTAAAAGATATCAATTATTCCGACCAAGAAAGAACAACCTTAGAAAGCAGAAATGAATCATTGAATATCAGTGAAAGAGACACTCACATGGAATCATCTACCCTTTTGGATTTTGTCGAGTTTGGGAGACACTCATTTTGAACTTTAGCAGGAATCTCATCTTCATGAACTTTACTTAGGCTTTCAAAAGTATCATCTTCTATGATACATATTTCCTCTGGTAGAGGAAGAGCGGATGCTCTTTTTCCTCGTTTGTTCTTTGAGCTTAAGTTGCTTTCCTTATTAAATAAAAGCTCCTGGTTTAGATCAATACCAACTGCATGGATGAAGTGACAAATTATACATTATAACTCAGGACTATAACAATCGATTTTACGTTGTAATATCAAGAAAACTAGAATTAAATATATCAGGGAGGAACTTTACTGTAGTCTTCAAATATAAGATCAGCCTTAACAGTCAGCTTTCCTTGTTGAGGATTCTGGAGAAGAACTGTTGCGCTATAGGGGCTGCAATGCAAACAATATAAGTCAGACTAAAAAGGATAATAATCATGCAACCTGAGCACAATCTTCAAATCTcagtacattatatatatagtccatctCTGCTGCGGACGACGTCCGCATGGTCTGCACTGTGCGGATTCggctatatatatgtgtgtgtgtgttagggaatattacttatatatatattattgttgTTAGCTTTATTTAAATCTAAAAATCATAGTAATAGCTATTCTGACGACAATTTATAGCGACCTTTTTTAGCAAAGTCTTTTCCAAGGCATCATTTCTTAGTCATACTGCCTGAAAGTCTGGATATCCTAAACAGACAGGTACATCTAACATGCTGTGTGTTCTCaaacaggaaaaaaaatttaaggtTGTCAGCCTACACACCTTGAGAATTCATCAACTCTGCAGCCACAAATTATGAAGTGGAAACAAGGTCATTACCGAACCACCTCAGGCCAAAAGGAAAAGGCTGAATATTAGATATACGAAACATCTAGTCGATAAGACCCCTTGGTATTGTACTTGAATTCTTGTGAATAACCAGCAACTAAAAGTAAGCATAAAATTGTGCCCACCTTATTTTCTCATGAAAGAGAATCAGATTATCTTCTTCTGAAGCTACAATCTATAACAAATAAGAAATTAGAGCCAGATTTATAACAATGAACCTATATTGTTTCACAAAGATTTGAGAAAATCATCTAGAGCATTCATATTACCATGTCAGCATAATGTCGTTTTGTTGATTGGAGTGTCGGTGATAGCCTAGTTAGTGTAATCATTAGCTTCATTTTGCCTTGCCCCCGACATTCAGTTTCCTCAATTTTTAAATCCACTTTTGGAGGTAGAGAGAGTAGAGACTCTTTTATATGGTTCCCAAATGGGTACTTTCGACCAGTGACAATCTCTATTCTTCTAGGATCAGCCTCAGCTAGCGTCTCAAATGATTTCACTCCCATCGAATGTAGTGCCTGAAAGGAGCATAAAGATAAATAGAAGATAAGGATAGCAAAGAGTCAGTATTTCAGTGGTCTAAGAATATCAAAAACAATGTTTCATCCTATGTATACAAAGAAGTGGAAGACACCTTTGCAGTCACCATTCCAATCCCTGGTAATTGTTTCAGCAAGTATGGACTGTCATCCCAGAGTTTTTGATACATAGACTTTGCCAAAAGCATTGAGTTCAGAGCTCCCTTGTAATTCTTTtggtaaataaaaaattcttTCATGCACCTGGCAATTCTACAGCCATTTGAGCATATGGAGTTCATATCCTAAGGCACAGAAACCAATTTGATTTCAGCTCTGGATGATACCAAATACCACAGTTATGAAGATTACTGGTGGACTGAATAGAGATAGAAGAATGAAACCTGGGTAAGGGATAGATCATGAACCGAAGGATCACCAGTTAAGCAGTCATTAGCCAAAAGAAATATCTTTTCTTCTCTGGTTTGAATACGCTTTTTTCGCTTCCCTCTGTCACCAAGAATGTGAAAGCGGAGTCGCCCATCTTTATCAGTGTTTATGTCATTTAGAAGCTTCTTCTCATTGCGTCTGAGCTGTATCCCTACATATTCCAGTAAATAGATGATACATCATTCACTCATTATTTACTGTCAAAGAAAAGTCAAGAGCAGCAagtaattatatatgcattacatgaAATTTCCTCAGCACGGCATATAACATGAAGAGCATCCTCCAAACTGCAGTTTACAGGTGTCTGAATAATGTATTTCATCGTGTCGAATTTCAAATAGTATTTTGTCATCAGCCTCCCAGGTTCTAACAAGGAAATGAAggaaaatttaataaacttTAATTTTCTCAGAAAGGTAACACTATATGAGTTTAAGGGTATGTATACCTAGTGGCTTCAACAAAAAACCATCTTCATCAGTCCATATCATCTGATGCCGCGATAACTCATTAATTTTCTGTACACAGACCtctgaaataaaataatactGATAAGAAGAAAAGCCAGGACAAATTGAGGGTGAGGTGAGAGAGAGGAGTTGCACCTAGCATATGCTTCTCTATACGGTCATTGGAAATCACTTTTTTTATTGCATAGTGTGCAGGGTTCTGATTGTACATTAAACATTAAGAAATTAATTAGATTGGAAAGTTAAAAGAATATATGAAAGCTATCATTTTAAAGAGTAGGAATACATGCCTTCTTCATTCTCACATACAAGAACGAACACTTCATCCATTCAATTGCCCTTGTAATATCAGAGACCGTCAGTTGAACTATCTCCGCAGTTAAATGCTCCGTCAAACATGAAAGCAATCTAATGAAAAACAGTCAATGAAACCCCATTAGAAGACATTTGCTATCAATTGGCAGTATAAGCTCCAAAGACCAAAACTTACTGTGATTCTACCATTTCACATCCATTCAAGAGATTCTCATACAAGTGAACCTGATGTCCAATAAGAACATAATTAATGGATATGAAGACTAAGTTTCTGTAACAGAAAGAACAAGCAAAATCCAAATAAAAATGAagtcaatgaatgaaaaaaaaaagttggaaACCAAAAATCAGCAGGAGTAAAGACAAAGGTAGGAAGGTGCCAAACTACCGTATCTCTTCTTGTCATGATTACAACCATTCCTGTATCATCAAATGGTGGCCGACCTGCCCTTCCGCACATCTGCATAGTGATACATCTCATATGGTATTAAAATGCAGTTTGctaaattacataaaagtGCAGAAATGCATGTAGAGACAAGAAGAATTTTTCTATTCAACCCTTCCTGGCCACATTTCTTTCAAATAGAGCTATGGTGTACTATTACAAAAAATATAATGGCTCTGTAAGTTATGTCCCCATTTTATCTACTTGAAATATCCTATTTAAAAGGGTCTGATTGGCAAACCTGCAGTAGTGTAGATCGATCAATTTCCATGTAGactcctttttctttgttgctGCACAAaatatacgtataaataaataaacacatCAGAACATTTCATCATGATAACATGAAGAAATGAAAGTTCACCATACAAGTGCTGTGTTGATTTGATAACTACTGTATGTGCTGGTAGGTTGATTCCATGAGCAAGAGtatttgttgtgcacaaaaTTTGAAGATCACCCTTCAGGAAAAGACTTTCAACGAGATTACGATCTTTGAGGCAAAGGCCACCGTTGTGATAACCAACtgcagaaaataaattttatttgataCCATGTCAATGTGGGGAGCTGCAGTGAGTTATAGTTAATGCAATGCGAGCAAGAAAACAAGTAGTTCCATACCACCATAAATCATATATGATTGCATATGTTTGTCAATGCATGACATTGAAGCTTCCCTTAGCCTCTCTTGCTGTTCTCTGCTTTTAATGAATGGATTTGAATGGCCAAAGGCCATGACTGTCTGAGAAAGTACCTGTGCTGCTTCTTGTGCACCTTTTCTAGTTGAGCAAAAAACTAGAGCAGACTTCCCTCTTGAATATTGCATAAGGATATCTGTGAACCAAATTATATGTGTATAAGTTCGTCATGACCTTATTTAGTGATGAATTCACAATCTCAAAGCATCTTTATTCAAGATGGGTCGAGGGTTCATCTTTGAAAAGGTTAATATTGTGGTGattgcttaccaaaaatgtaGTTTTGCAGGCGCTGGAAAAAGGATCATATAAAACAATCAGTAAAATGAATAATGGTATGGTCTGTAGTTTTTATCAATACTTTCTTAGCATGACATTTCTTATAAAATAAGCATATGGCTTAAGATAGTTACTTTGGAATATACCTTTTCGAATAGGAAATCATTTTTTGCTGGAGCATAGCCTGCAAATCAAGCAGTTTtaaacatgcatcaataaAGGTGAACTATATATACAACCATGCTTCAGTACATCTGTAAGATCAAACTTGCATCAGTGATCGAACCAAACCAATTGATTACTACAAACAGGTGTTATCCTCCCATAAAGGAGAAACTGGAGAGGTCTTTTTCATatcaaaaaattgaaacttacAAAATAGGATataaaaatttagaaaaaagGCAAATATGTCTTAGTGTTCTGATAGAAAAGGATACTATCATAGGAGTGCTTTATTGTATTTTTCCAATTATATACAAAAAATAGAAGAGTCTACAAAAAGTGATAACTGAAATGAAAAGTAAGAAAagaatatatagttgctttaTTGTATTCATGTCACATAGACACATATATCTCCTCTCAAGAAAATTCAGGTCAAAAGTCAGTAAAAAAATCTACCACAATACCTAGctaaaaaaaggaaaacagaatttcatccaattctgATAAGAAAGATGTGTGAATACCGAAAACTTTTGTAGTCAGCTTCACTGGCCTCATTTCTTCTCCAAACCTACATGCAGAGAAGAAAGATTAAGAGATCAGAACTGAATACTTGTATCGTCGTATTAAACAGTATATCTTAATCCAATAGCAAATTAAAGTTCAAATACCTTTTAATCCCTTGGACAGGCACCGTGAGCCACTCCGCTGCCGTTGTTTTATGCATTGCATAGTTGTTAAAAATTTACCAATCTGCACTCTTCTAGagaatgtgaaaatataaaatttgatTCTACTGAGTATTTTGACAAGCAGTTATCTCACCAAGGTCCTCAATATTTGGAATTGTGGCAGACACAGCTAGAAAACGAACATGAGCCAGAGCACTTGATTTCATCTCAGGGTTGTGAGCAAGCATTTTTATTCTACTAACTATTGCTTCCAAAACTGCTCCCCGGGGATCATTCAACAGATGAACTTCATCAATAAGTAACAGTGCTATATCGCTGAAAAAGCCCAATCCACCGTCTTTCACACGATACCGCGTTACTGCATCAAATTTCTGTATAAAGAAGATAATTGATTAGTTATGTTCCTATGATATCAACTAGAACAAATCCAGTTGTGAAAGAATGGGAAAACTGAATATGAAACCAATTTTTCTAGAGGAATAAGAAGAAGCCTATAATGTATACGCATATGAAAGCTGATAGCATTTAGAATTAATGAATGCAGTTGGACTTAAGTTCAACCGGTTATAAAGGAGGGAATAACAAAACTGCAGAAACCTAATGCACTTGACACTTGACACTTGACAGTCCAACATAAGGAAGCTTTGTCAAATATGTTTATTAATGATAATTATGCTGTTTGATAAAACAGTTGAATCATTATAGATAATTGGGTAAagcatttcaatatatttcatGATCTTTAGAGTGTGTTTATCTGTGTAACCTTACACCTTTACACTAACCTCAGGAGTGGTTAAAATAATGTCTGCTTCCTGTAAATTCCTGGTGCTGTAAGATTCATTATCTCCTGTGAGCTCCAAGCAAACTATGCCCCGAGATCTGAACTTCTGGGTCCAATCACGAACCTTCTCCTGAACTAAAGCCTTTGATGGGGCAATATAGATCTTCATGCCACATTAAAGGAAGGTAGATTGAATAAAGTGCTTCATAATTAGATTTCATAAACTTGTAGCTGAATACAATGCACATGTGCAGCAGTGAAGAACAAGGATTTCATATAAAAAGGCGAAatataacaaagaaaaattgatTAATCGGAATGATACATTTCATGCAGAGAGGTAATTTTGGGAGAATAAACAAATCATTACAAAAATTTGAAAGAACCTCAATAGAGGTGTCTGTAGTTCCTTTAAAATCTTAAATATATCAAAACAAATGCTCCAACACGTTTATCCTAGTAGCACCGTAGTGTTAGGAACTTAAGTTATGGTTCCAGAGACTTACTGTCTTGAGAGTTCCATTTGTAGGTTTAAAACTTTCGTCCTCAGAGATGAACCTTGAAAGTAGCCTCAAAATACAAAGCTCAAAAATGACTGTTTTACCACTTCCAGTTGGTGCTGACACAACCATGTTCTCATCCGAGTGGAAACAAGCAGGAAAGCATTCACTCTGCAAAGAGTTGAAATACCTGCATGCGTAGGAAAGGAATACATGTAAGCTACAGGCATACACCAACCTTGTGTATAGCGCAAAACTAACAACACCATGCTGATAACGAAATAACAATTTGTGAGATCACGTAGattctatcatctcaaaagtTCAACTTCTTTGTTAGAATTATGCAGCTCCAACCAAATAGTACTACATGCAGCAATTGCACAGGTGGTAAGGGAATATGTAATCAAAGTGACAGCAATATGCACACTTTTATTAAGAACAAACACGCGATGTCAATATTCATGCTTTAACAACAGCCACACCATGCACAAAATCCCCCTCTCAGTGAAACACGCGATGATTACCTAAAATTAAAACAAGCTCGAAAAGGAGCCGGCAAGTCTCCCACAGACTTAAGCGTATACGAGTCCATGCTCGAATCCCTCTCCTGctgaaaacaacaacaacaaaaagtaTAATCAAAGTTCATAATCAACAAAATCAGTGGAGttctctgaaatttcatcctATAATTCACAGAGATCAAACACAAACAATACACACGTGTGAAGAACCAAACACTTCTTCGCAATTGATATCTCTCTTCTGCGAATCCTCTACTTTCTCTTAGCTCACCGAATTCGAAAGTGATAAGCTATCAGAGCCAAAATCTAAACATCTAAGCACACAACTGCTAAATTGATTACCACTCCGTGTTTAAATCCTCGAAAATCTAACTAAATGCTAAGAGAATCGCAGATCTGAGAACCTGAACCACGAGTTTCTCCATCTCATAATTCAAAATCTAAGCAACTACTTGACAATTCCATTCAAAAATGCTTGGGTTTTTTAGAATTCAAAGCTCAGAAAAGAGAAACATTATCGATCCGAAGCGAACAATACCGAGATGCATCGACGAAATGTCACTGAAAACACTGATTTAGACCTAGACTTGCCTCGATTGGATATGAGATTCCGGTACCGGTCGTCGATCGTCGATCGGAAAACAGATCGGGATAGACTAAGCGCGTGGGCGCGTGGAGAGCGAAAGAGAGCGATTCAGAGGCCGATTGTGGTGAAGAGGTTGGGGATCGGAGTAGAGAGAGGTCTGGACTGTGCGAAGTGAAAGGAAGACGATGAGGACTGAAATGAAATGGATGGGTATTTATAATCCGGGTTTGTCCCTTTTGGCGGGGTAGAATTTGACCCGGATAGCGCTTAACGGGGCCCCTGTAAGGTGATTTGTTTTCTAATTCAATACAGAAATCATCACTAATTTAATTCTATATCATTCTAGCCCGACTTTGATTTTGTATTATTCAAAATAAGTTCTACGCAACATTTGGTAATTCATGTACACGACTGTGATGATGGATTGATGTGATCCTTACCTCTAAAACACGGTAATGTTAACGATTTTAATCCATAACAACAAGGACTTACTCTAATTTGATTGTATCTGGAGCTCGATCTTAAGCTATTTGTTAACATTTTCCCTCGACATGGTAATTTTAAGCGAAATTCCCCCTTGTTCCAATCGTCAGGCCCGCATGAGTTGATCCAGCAGTGTAGGGCGTTGGCTCGACAAGTCAAGTCACTCTATCTCCGGCTCAGGCGACGTCATTAGCGCTGCCTAGAGTAGCTCACCAAAGCAGTAAAATCACATTGTACGGGTACGCTTTCCCACATCAGAAAAAAGGAAGCAGCACTTCTCCCAATGCACTTATAAAAGCAACTAGAAAAACCTCATAAAAAGGGTAATGTATTCTTAAGTTCTTAGCCTACGAGCTTGAGTTCCGCCCCGTAATATAACTCAAGTTTCGGAGGGTCATAAGTCAATGCACCGCTAACCCTTGATTTTAACCCCGGTTTTTGTGCAGGTTGTACGGACCAATATTGGGATACAAGCTTCGTGAACAAGACCCCCGAATTTTGTTGGCAGCACTATCATATTCTTGGAAAATCTCTAAAGCATGGTTGAAGTACCATAGGACGGgacaaaaataaacaaaaaatatgattACCTAATGTTGTTcctatgtaatttttttttttaagggtaTAGGAACCAGCCCAGAAAAGGTTACCTTCCACTCCCCCTTCCACTCCCATTATTTAAATCAATAGGATTGTGTACAACCGGAGGGGACATAAGGCCAAGACGCTGGTGCGCACTAGAAAACATTATAAAAATCCTTGAGCATGACATCTTGAATAAAATTAGGAACTTCAAACACTCGAAATTCCACTACCCTACCAAAACTAGCAAAATATGCCAATTTATGGGGGCCACATTATTTGCTTTGCGATAAATATGTTTGTCAGAAATAAAATCAAACTCACTCATAATAAAAACCTTACAATCCTCCAAGAGACGACTAACCTCCATCATGTAGTGATCAGTTCAACTGTTCAAGCACAGCACAATCACCCATACTATGTAATCATCTTGGATGCTAAAGAATTTTTGGCAACTTCCCCATACATTCACCCTTTATCGCTCTTCCATCTTAAGTTCATAAGCATAAATTTAATAAAGCATGAACAAGATTTTaatgtttaaattttttaactacaaaaaaaatctagAGTTTATTAATTTTCACAAAACTGATTATAATGTATAAAATATAGTATCGTTATTTAGACATTAAACTGAAAGCAAAATCACTCAGAAAATTATATGGGAGAGTAGAGAAGAAATATGTACAGATAAGAAGGCTAGTAAGCATTAAAAAATACATTTAATTCACAAGAATCTACCACAATGACCCGCTCATAGCCTACTACCCATTCATCCTtaaaattgtatttttttaCTATAAGACCCATAATATAAATATCTCATACATTTTCCCATTATACATATATCCACATCTCAAAGAAGAAAACCCTAAATATGTCGAAAAAGAGATCGCAACTGCCCTCCTCGAAATCGCCACCCGCGGCGATCAACAATTTCAAAGCTACACCCAAAGAATCATTGTCAAAAATGGGTTAAAATCATTGTTAAAATGGTAAAGTTCTCTAAAAAAGATCTTGAGACTACAAAGTTTTATGATCTACCAGCAAGAAGACGGGTTAATCTAATATACATTAATGTATGCTATACATCTCATATATAACGGTTGACAACggatattttttttctgaccTCACTCATAAAACAaattcgaccgtcggatgtgggatgtataacatacattgatgtatattagaattttccCAAGAAGACATCTTGCAAAGAGTAGATACaacttaataaaaaaaatgcgtGTAGCGGAACCTTCCTCGACCCACTCGTATTTACATTTCGTCTATATATCTAACTAAAGCAAATCAAGAATTTTCCATAAATGGTAAGATTCCGTGAATCCTTACTTCCGTCACAAGCTaagtaaatcacatttatgGTATAAACTCGGTTTCCATTTCCTTTCTTCCTGACCATTATTGCTCCCATTGTCACACCCCCATCAAATTACAGCTTTTAGTTTCATCTCTGACATCAAACCCTTTCCACACAACCCTCTTTTCATCTCCCCAAAATACCCTCTCCTGTTCTGATTCTGGGTCCCCTTTTGTCTGTCTTTTAAGTACTCAGAGTTCTCTAATCTTCAGCTTGGTTTCTGCAAACTTGGGTCTGTGTTTCCTTCTGGGTTTTACATCCATTTCAGACTTTCAGCGTTTTAGGTGCCGGGTTTTATCTCCTTTTGCGTTTTGAGTTTGTAATTCTGATCAATCTTCCATGCATGGCTTGTTGTTTCTTTGTTGATTGAgctgggtttgtgtttttctTTGCGGGTTTTCGGAATGCAGCATAAATTAAGCTTCTTTTCTATGgtttggttttgggtttgtATTGGGGTTTTTCGAATGCAGCATAAATTAAGCTTCTTTTCTATGgtttggttttgggtttgtATTGGGGTTTTTCGAATGCCGCATAAATTAAACTTCTTTctcttgttttggttttgggtttgttATGTGCTCATCAATCTTTTTGACCAGGTTGTTGGGACTTGGGACCTTGTTGTCTTCTGTAGTTTCAGTTGTTAACTGTAATTTTTTAGCAGCTCTTTTTGTTTGACTTATGTACTTGTGATTTTCTGGTGTTACAGAAGCAATGAGAAATTCAGACTATGTGGATTTATCCAGTGATGATGAGGAAACTGGCGTCTCGAACTCTGTTTCTCCGGCGCTGATATCTCGGCAATTCTGGAAAGCTGGACACTACAAGGTTGCACACAGACAGGGTCACAGAGCCGGAACTGAAAGTAAATATTTCTAACCGCTTGTAATTATACCATGCATTGAGTACTTGAAGTTTGTTTTTACTGGATTAAGAAGATCATATAAGGTTAAGACATTGGTGTAGCATCTCTTGtatggttattatccaccagCGATCAGT contains:
- the LOC126800849 gene encoding DExH-box ATP-dependent RNA helicase DExH17 isoform X1 codes for the protein MDSYTLKSVGDLPAPFRACFNFRYFNSLQSECFPACFHSDENMVVSAPTGSGKTVIFELCILRLLSRFISEDESFKPTNGTLKTIYIAPSKALVQEKVRDWTQKFRSRGIVCLELTGDNESYSTRNLQEADIILTTPEKFDAVTRYRVKDGGLGFFSDIALLLIDEVHLLNDPRGAVLEAIVSRIKMLAHNPEMKSSALAHVRFLAVSATIPNIEDLAEWLTVPVQGIKRFGEEMRPVKLTTKVFGYAPAKNDFLFEKRLQNYIFDILMQYSRGKSALVFCSTRKGAQEAAQVLSQTVMAFGHSNPFIKSREQQERLREASMSCIDKHMQSYMIYGVGYHNGGLCLKDRNLVESLFLKGDLQILCTTNTLAHGINLPAHTVVIKSTQHFNKEKGVYMEIDRSTLLQMCGRAGRPPFDDTGMVVIMTRRDTVHLYENLLNGCEMVESQLLSCLTEHLTAEIVQLTVSDITRAIEWMKCSFLYVRMKKNPAHYAIKKVISNDRIEKHMLEVCVQKINELSRHQMIWTDEDGFLLKPLEPGRLMTKYYLKFDTMKYIIQTPVNCSLEDALHVICRAEEISWIQLRRNEKKLLNDINTDKDGRLRFHILGDRGKRKKRIQTREEKIFLLANDCLTGDPSVHDLSLTQDMNSICSNGCRIARCMKEFFIYQKNYKGALNSMLLAKSMYQKLWDDSPYLLKQLPGIGMVTAKALHSMGVKSFETLAEADPRRIEIVTGRKYPFGNHIKESLLSLPPKVDLKIEETECRGQGKMKLMITLTRLSPTLQSTKRHYADMIVASEEDNLILFHEKIRVDEFSSPYSATVLLQNPQQGKLTVKADLIFEDYIGIDLNQELLFNKESNLSSKNKRGKRASALPLPEEICIIEDDTFESLSKVHEDEIPAKVQNECLPNSTKSKRVDDSMPSFKLLEDDSEEDEDHEVANPVHEDELPAKVQNDAKVVTQQTVFDHIREKAKNFPILVPPNNVFPPSSEPLVLTRKHAREKKLGPESGADVLEELEWNKVPRQTVVNPSSEPKKAEQHLSHVNNHQTPRSSAALNFMDDRGHPSDHLEDGTLKTLTGETIFEHIRTKAKNFPVISKPNVVEAESLIQRKECPYLTDREFSTTAALKGTKPNEVLRDTERDRRLFSVSSRNPSGVLDASSGGIRNGANVASSNMLSFDISMFKNPKRPADLGSTMENARKKHQRSPIVPPRHCSLTAVNKSREVETFLGFESVFSFL
- the LOC126800849 gene encoding DExH-box ATP-dependent RNA helicase DExH17 isoform X4, whose product is MDSYTLKSVGDLPAPFRACFNFRYFNSLQSECFPACFHSDENMVVSAPTGSGKTVIFELCILRLLSRFISEDESFKPTNGTLKTIYIAPSKALVQEKVRDWTQKFRSRGIVCLELTGDNESYSTRNLQEADIILTTPEKFDAVTRYRVKDGGLGFFSDIALLLIDEVHLLNDPRGAVLEAIVSRIKMLAHNPEMKSSALAHVRFLAVSATIPNIEDLAEWLTVPVQGIKRFGEEMRPVKLTTKVFGYAPAKNDFLFEKRLQNYIFDILMQYSRGKSALVFCSTRKGAQEAAQVLSQTVMAFGHSNPFIKSREQQERLREASMSCIDKHMQSYMIYGVGYHNGGLCLKDRNLVESLFLKGDLQILCTTNTLAHGINLPAHTVVIKSTQHFNKEKGVYMEIDRSTLLQMCGRAGRPPFDDTGMVVIMTRRDTVHLYENLLNGCEMVESQLLSCLTEHLTAEIVQLTVSDITRAIEWMKCSFLYVRMKKNPAHYAIKKVISNDRIEKHMLEVCVQKINELSRHQMIWTDEDGFLLKPLEPGRLMTKYYLKFDTMKYIIQTPVNCSLEDALHVICRAEEISWIQLRRNEKKLLNDINTDKDGRLRFHILGDRGKRKKRIQTREEKIFLLANDCLTGDPSVHDLSLTQDMNSICSNGCRIARCMKEFFIYQKNYKGALNSMLLAKSMYQKLWDDSPYLLKQLPGIGMVTAKALHSMGVKSFETLAEADPRRIEIVTGRKYPFGNHIKESLLSLPPKVDLKIEETECRGQGKMKLMITLTRLSPTLQSTKRHYADMIVASEEDNLILFHEKIRVDEFSSPYSATVLLQNPQQGKLTVKADLIFEDYIGIDLNQELLFNKESNLSSKNKRGKRASALPLPEEICIIEDDTFESLSKVHEDEIPAKVQNECLPNSTKSKRVDDSMPSFKLLEDDSEEDEDHEVANPVHEDELPAKVQNDAKVVTQQTVFDHIREKAKNFPILVPPNNVFPPSSEPLVLTRKHAREKKLGPESGADVLEELEWNKVPRQTVVNPSSEPKKAEQHLSHVNNHQTPRSSAALNFMDDRAGHPSDHLEDGTLKTLTGETIFEHIRTKAKNFPVISKPNVVEAESLIQRKECPYLTDREFSTTAALKGTKPNEVLRDTERDRRLFSVSSRNPSGVLDASSGGIRNGANVASSNMLSFDISMFKNPKRPADLGSTMENARKKHQRSPIVPPRHCSLTAVNKSREVETFLGFESVFSFL